A region from the Variovorax sp. RKNM96 genome encodes:
- a CDS encoding transporter substrate-binding domain-containing protein, which translates to MPKPRLPISFGAAALAVACTLLPFAAAQAQESDTLAKIKASGAITFGYRESSFGFSYLDGNLKPVGYSIEICNRIVEAVKTELKLPAVEIKYQAVTSANRIPLVQNGTVDIECGSTTNLVERQKQVAFSPDIFRYNVRMLVKADSGIRSIADLQGKTVATTSGTTSFRLLREADRGRSLEVTNLAGKDHSDSFLLVESGRAQAFVLDDILLAGQIANARNPKDFVITGESLRTENQSLMFRKDDAAFKALVDRVVSGMMKSGEMEKLYAKWFMSPIPPKGININYPLNAETKEAFANPSSKGI; encoded by the coding sequence ATGCCCAAGCCACGTCTGCCGATTTCCTTCGGTGCTGCCGCCCTCGCGGTGGCCTGCACCCTGTTGCCGTTCGCTGCCGCGCAAGCGCAGGAGAGCGACACGCTCGCCAAGATCAAGGCGAGCGGCGCCATCACCTTCGGCTACCGCGAGTCGTCGTTCGGCTTCTCGTACCTCGACGGCAACCTCAAGCCGGTGGGCTACAGCATCGAGATCTGCAACCGCATCGTCGAGGCGGTGAAGACCGAGCTGAAGCTGCCGGCCGTCGAGATCAAGTACCAGGCCGTGACGTCGGCCAACCGCATTCCGCTGGTGCAGAACGGCACGGTGGACATCGAGTGCGGCTCCACCACCAACCTGGTCGAGCGTCAGAAGCAGGTGGCCTTCTCGCCCGATATCTTTCGCTACAACGTGCGCATGCTGGTGAAGGCCGATTCGGGCATCCGAAGCATTGCCGACCTGCAGGGCAAGACGGTCGCCACCACCAGCGGCACCACCTCATTCCGCCTGCTGCGCGAGGCCGACCGCGGCCGCAGCCTCGAGGTGACCAACCTCGCGGGCAAGGACCACAGCGACTCCTTCCTGCTGGTGGAGAGCGGCCGCGCGCAGGCCTTCGTGCTCGATGACATCCTGCTGGCCGGGCAGATCGCGAACGCGCGCAACCCGAAGGACTTTGTCATCACTGGCGAGAGTCTGCGCACCGAGAACCAGTCGCTCATGTTCCGCAAGGACGATGCGGCCTTCAAGGCGCTGGTGGACCGCGTGGTGTCGGGCATGATGAAGTCGGGCGAGATGGAGAAGCTCTATGCCAAGTGGTTCATGTCGCCGATTCCGCCGAAGGGCATCAACATCAACTACCCGCTCAATGCCGAGACGAAAGAGGCCTTCGCCAATCCGTCGTCCAAGGGCATCTGA
- a CDS encoding SPW repeat protein, protein MKQVKHWQDPVNAVAGAWLIVSPWVLGFQGISPAMWTMVATGIVLGAVALGATFVPKQWEEWTEVALAVWLAASPWLVGFAAMETAMVNAVLVAALILVLALWVLVTDKDYLGGMMNRPAH, encoded by the coding sequence ATGAAGCAAGTGAAGCATTGGCAAGACCCCGTCAACGCCGTCGCCGGCGCCTGGCTGATCGTCTCGCCTTGGGTTCTGGGCTTTCAGGGCATCTCGCCCGCCATGTGGACCATGGTGGCAACCGGCATCGTGCTGGGCGCCGTGGCACTGGGCGCGACCTTCGTGCCGAAGCAGTGGGAAGAGTGGACCGAGGTCGCCCTGGCGGTGTGGCTTGCCGCATCGCCGTGGCTGGTCGGTTTCGCCGCGATGGAAACGGCGATGGTCAACGCGGTGCTCGTGGCCGCGCTGATCCTGGTGCTCGCCCTCTGGGTGCTGGTGACCGACAAGGACTACCTTGGCGGGATGATGAACCGTCCGGCGCACTGA
- a CDS encoding aspartate aminotransferase family protein: MTHVFHRHLRQTPPVAAGSHGMFIRDAEGREYLDASGGAAVSSLGHAHPEVLAAMHAQLDKLAYAHTSFFTSEVAEQLADELIASAPEGMSHVYLVSGGSEAVESALKMARQYFVEIGQPQRTHFIARRQSYHGNTLGALAVGGNAWRREPFAPILVPATHVSPCYPYREQRADESAEQYGLRLAAELEAAIVAQGADRVIAFVAETVGGATAGVLTPVPGYFKAVRAVCDKYGVLLILDEVMCGMGRTGSLHACEQEGIAPDLITIAKGLGGGYQPIGAVLAQHKIVEAMSKGSGFFQHGHTYLGHPMACAAALAVQQVIRRDGLVAKVREDGVAFGAMLAEALGNHAHVGDIRGRGFFWGIELVADRASKAPFDPSLKVNALIKKDAMSRGLLCYPFGGTVDGRQGDHVLLAPPFIATRQDLQEIAARLAASIDAVTRAAAR, from the coding sequence ATGACGCACGTCTTCCACCGTCACCTTCGCCAGACCCCGCCCGTTGCCGCCGGTTCGCACGGCATGTTCATCCGCGATGCCGAAGGCCGCGAATACCTCGATGCATCGGGCGGTGCAGCCGTTTCGTCGCTGGGCCATGCGCACCCCGAGGTGCTGGCCGCCATGCACGCACAGCTCGACAAGCTCGCCTATGCACACACCAGCTTCTTCACGAGCGAAGTGGCCGAGCAGCTGGCCGACGAGTTGATCGCCTCCGCGCCCGAAGGCATGAGCCACGTGTACCTGGTGAGCGGCGGTTCCGAGGCGGTGGAGTCGGCGCTCAAGATGGCGCGGCAGTACTTCGTGGAGATCGGGCAGCCGCAGCGCACGCACTTCATTGCACGCCGCCAGAGCTATCACGGCAACACGCTGGGCGCGCTCGCGGTGGGCGGCAACGCCTGGCGCCGCGAACCGTTCGCGCCGATCCTCGTGCCGGCCACGCATGTGTCGCCGTGCTATCCCTACCGCGAACAGCGAGCCGACGAGAGCGCCGAGCAGTACGGCTTGCGCCTCGCGGCCGAGCTCGAAGCGGCCATCGTGGCGCAGGGTGCCGACCGCGTGATCGCCTTTGTCGCCGAGACGGTGGGCGGCGCCACGGCCGGTGTGCTCACGCCCGTGCCGGGCTACTTCAAGGCGGTGCGTGCCGTGTGCGACAAGTACGGCGTGCTGTTGATCCTCGACGAGGTGATGTGCGGCATGGGCCGCACCGGCTCGCTGCATGCGTGCGAGCAGGAGGGCATTGCGCCCGACCTGATCACCATCGCCAAGGGCCTGGGCGGCGGCTACCAGCCGATTGGGGCCGTGCTCGCGCAGCACAAGATCGTCGAGGCCATGTCGAAGGGCAGCGGCTTCTTCCAGCACGGCCACACCTACCTCGGGCATCCGATGGCGTGCGCGGCTGCGCTCGCGGTGCAGCAGGTGATCCGCCGCGACGGCCTCGTCGCGAAGGTGCGCGAAGACGGCGTGGCCTTCGGCGCGATGCTGGCCGAGGCGCTGGGCAACCACGCGCACGTGGGCGACATCCGCGGCCGCGGCTTCTTCTGGGGCATCGAGCTGGTCGCCGACCGCGCGAGCAAGGCACCGTTCGATCCGTCGCTCAAGGTCAACGCGCTCATCAAAAAGGACGCGATGTCGCGCGGCCTGCTGTGCTATCCCTTCGGCGGCACCGTCGATGGCCGCCAGGGCGACCACGTGCTGCTCGCACCGCCTTTCATCGCCACACGGCAAGACCTGCAGGAAATTGCCGCCCGTCTCGCGGCTTCCATCGATGCGGTGACGCGCGCTGCCGCGCGCTGA
- a CDS encoding efflux transporter outer membrane subunit yields the protein MNALLFPLRPNRFALTSLALAALLTGCAVGPAYQVPTSAASTAWKEQQTAEGWLPAAPADALDRGEWWKLFADPTLDELAGRVQVSNQNIAAAVANYTQAQALVRGERAALFPSVSFSGSGRRSGNVNSNSDTASPSNSFSASLNASWTPDVWGRLREAVSSAQANAQASEADLAAARLSAIGDLATNYFSLREADAEIVLLDETIAGYQRAFEITSNRYAAGIAAQTDVLQAQTQLVNAKADRVGLTRTRATLEHAIAMLVGVAPADFTLPAATWTPTVPGIPTGVPSTLLQRRPDIAAAERSVASANAQIGIARAAYFPNIPLTASVGSSNASRVKDLFSSANTLWSLGFSVAQVVFDAGAIGASVDAAKAGHEASVARYRQTVLNAFQAVEDQLTTGATLAQQEGLRREASAAADKTEQQLLNRYRAAQVSYTDVVTAQAAALSARRALVQLQVNRQASAIALIQAMGGGWQAGWMNNPDGTAATAQQQPAVPRAQ from the coding sequence ATGAACGCATTGCTTTTTCCCCTTCGCCCGAACCGCTTCGCGCTCACGTCGCTCGCGCTTGCTGCGCTGCTCACGGGTTGCGCGGTCGGGCCGGCCTACCAGGTGCCGACCTCCGCGGCGTCCACCGCGTGGAAGGAGCAGCAGACCGCCGAAGGCTGGCTGCCCGCTGCGCCGGCCGATGCGCTGGACCGCGGCGAATGGTGGAAGCTTTTCGCCGACCCCACGCTCGACGAGCTGGCTGGCCGCGTGCAGGTGTCGAACCAGAACATCGCCGCCGCCGTGGCCAACTACACGCAGGCCCAGGCACTGGTGCGCGGCGAGCGCGCGGCGCTGTTTCCCTCGGTGTCGTTCAGCGGCAGCGGGCGCCGCAGCGGCAACGTGAACAGCAACAGCGACACGGCCAGCCCGTCGAACAGTTTCTCCGCCTCGCTGAATGCGAGCTGGACGCCCGACGTCTGGGGGCGCCTGCGCGAAGCGGTGAGCAGCGCGCAGGCCAATGCGCAGGCGAGCGAAGCCGACCTCGCGGCGGCGCGGCTCTCGGCCATTGGCGACCTCGCGACCAACTACTTCTCGCTGCGCGAGGCCGATGCCGAGATCGTGCTGCTCGACGAAACCATCGCGGGCTACCAGCGCGCGTTCGAGATCACCAGCAACCGCTACGCTGCCGGCATCGCCGCGCAGACCGACGTGCTGCAGGCGCAGACGCAGCTCGTCAACGCCAAGGCCGACCGCGTGGGCCTGACCCGCACGCGCGCCACGCTGGAGCACGCCATCGCGATGCTGGTGGGCGTGGCGCCCGCCGACTTCACGCTGCCCGCCGCGACCTGGACACCCACGGTGCCCGGCATCCCGACCGGCGTGCCCTCGACGCTGCTGCAGCGGCGCCCCGACATCGCGGCGGCGGAGCGCTCGGTGGCCTCCGCCAATGCGCAGATCGGCATTGCGCGCGCCGCGTACTTCCCGAACATCCCGCTCACGGCATCGGTCGGCAGCAGCAACGCGAGCCGCGTGAAGGACCTGTTCAGCTCGGCCAACACGCTCTGGTCGCTCGGCTTCTCGGTGGCGCAGGTGGTGTTCGATGCGGGCGCGATCGGCGCCAGCGTCGATGCCGCCAAGGCCGGCCATGAAGCCTCCGTGGCGCGCTACCGCCAGACGGTGCTTAACGCATTCCAGGCGGTGGAAGACCAGTTGACGACCGGCGCCACGCTCGCGCAGCAGGAAGGCCTGCGCCGCGAGGCCTCGGCGGCGGCCGACAAGACCGAGCAGCAGTTGCTCAACCGCTACCGCGCGGCGCAGGTGAGCTACACCGACGTGGTGACGGCGCAGGCGGCCGCACTGAGCGCGCGGCGTGCGCTGGTGCAGTTGCAGGTCAACCGCCAGGCTTCGGCGATCGCGCTCATCCAGGCGATGGGCGGTGGCTGGCAGGCCGGCTGGATGAACAACCCGGACGGCACCGCGGCCACGGCGCAACAACAACCCGCCGTCCCTCGCGCGCAATAG
- a CDS encoding MurR/RpiR family transcriptional regulator, giving the protein MGARDQIRQRFNELSPALQQVARYVLDHPNEVITASMRNVGTRAQSTPATLVRFAQHLGYAGWPQLKEAFAGDMGLGSETYGGRAKQLVGRSQDRGLTGEMFEVQRRNLEATHQQSEQALQKACTLIEKAPAVHAAGFRACFPIAFSFVYVYRLFRASVHLVDGQGGSLEMQQRAFAKGDALVVASFAPYSREALQVAEAAKAAGCRIVAITDSVTSPLSLLADETLLFTINSPSFFPSVAAGVAVTEALVELLASRAGKPGIKRIDQAEAQLFESGAYLLPPVARG; this is encoded by the coding sequence ATGGGCGCCAGAGACCAGATCCGCCAGCGCTTCAACGAACTGAGCCCCGCCCTGCAGCAGGTGGCGCGCTATGTGCTCGACCACCCCAACGAAGTGATCACCGCCTCGATGCGCAACGTCGGCACGCGCGCGCAGAGCACGCCCGCCACGCTGGTGCGTTTCGCGCAGCACCTCGGCTACGCGGGCTGGCCGCAGCTCAAGGAGGCCTTCGCGGGCGACATGGGCCTGGGCAGCGAGACCTATGGCGGACGCGCCAAGCAACTCGTCGGCCGCTCACAGGACCGCGGCCTCACCGGCGAGATGTTCGAAGTCCAGCGCCGCAACCTCGAAGCCACGCATCAGCAGAGCGAGCAGGCGCTGCAGAAGGCCTGCACGCTGATCGAGAAGGCGCCGGCCGTGCATGCCGCAGGCTTTCGCGCTTGTTTTCCGATCGCGTTCTCGTTCGTCTATGTGTACCGCCTCTTCCGCGCCAGCGTGCACCTGGTCGATGGCCAGGGCGGCTCGCTCGAGATGCAGCAGCGCGCCTTCGCCAAGGGCGATGCGCTGGTGGTGGCGAGCTTCGCTCCCTACTCGCGCGAGGCGCTGCAGGTGGCCGAAGCGGCCAAGGCGGCCGGCTGCCGCATCGTCGCGATCACCGACAGCGTGACCTCGCCGCTCTCGCTCCTGGCCGACGAGACGCTGCTCTTCACGATCAACAGCCCGTCCTTCTTTCCCTCGGTCGCGGCCGGCGTGGCGGTGACCGAGGCGCTGGTCGAACTGCTCGCGAGCCGCGCGGGCAAACCGGGCATCAAGCGCATCGACCAGGCGGAGGCGCAGCTGTTCGAATCGGGTGCGTACCTTTTGCCTCCCGTCGCACGCGGGTAG
- a CDS encoding efflux RND transporter permease subunit, producing MNLSLPFVRRPIGTVLLTIGIALAGIAAFFVLPVSPLPQVDYPVISVRASIPGASPETMATSVATPLERHLGTIAGVNEMTSTSSVGSSRVTLQFDLSRNIDGAAREVQAAINASRVDLPATLRSNPTYRKANPAASPVIILALTSKTKTPGQIYDAVSNIVSQRLSQVDGVGDVEIGGGSLPAVRIELLPFALNRYGISTEDVRAAIQASNANRPKGMVQGDGRKLQIYTQTPALRASDYASMVVAWRNGAAVRLQDVAEVIDGVEDTRTLGLFNGEPAIIILITRQPSANIIETVDSVRALLPELQAQLPPDVTLQVASDSTNSIRSSLHEVEATLVISVLLVVLVVSLFLRSVRATIVPAVATIAALLGTFGVMYLLGFSLNNLSLMALTVATGFVVDDAIVVLENTSRHIESGMSRMKAALLGAKEVGFTVLSISVSLVAVFIPLLFMGGQVGRLFREFAITLSAAVMISLVISLTTTPMMCAWLLKRGGEHDKNKPQGRLGRMAARSYDWVLKRYEYSLDWALDSKALVMLILVAVVGLNVYLFSAVPKGFFPQQDSGQLNGGLRADQSISSQALAEKLRQVIDIIRKDPAVDTVIGFTGGSRAGGGFMFVNLKPANQRTESGLAVIARLRPQLNEVTGLRVFLGTVQDVRSGGRSSNSTYQYTLKSDNLADLRTWATKLSDELKLQPLLTDVDTDQDQNGVETVAKVDPDSARRLGLTSTAIDNALYNAFGQRQVATIYTELNQYHVVMEWAPRYTRSPNSLSDVYVPATRTSVIGGQTVTTQVAATTTTTSTTGGAASTATPASTTVPVSANAGLRGASTGNVLSNTPTTLVPLSAVAKFEEQSVATSVSHDDGELATTISFNLAEGANLGDAREAIAKAEANIAMPTNVRGAFAGTAASAQQSQSQQVMLILAALVVIYIVLGILYESLVHPITVLSTLPSAGVGAVLALLMFRMEFSIIALIGVFLLIGIVKKNAILIIDFALEAERSRGLTPLEAVREACLLRFRPILMTTLAAALGALPLAIGFGEGAELRRPLGVAIIGGLIASQLLTLLTTPVVYLLLDKLRRRGKNEHELSRATPA from the coding sequence CGGCGCCGCCAGAGAAGTGCAGGCCGCCATCAACGCGAGCCGCGTCGATCTGCCAGCGACCCTCAGAAGCAACCCGACCTACCGCAAGGCCAACCCCGCAGCCTCGCCAGTCATCATCCTGGCCCTCACGTCAAAGACAAAGACCCCAGGCCAGATCTACGACGCCGTCTCGAACATCGTCAGCCAGCGCCTCTCGCAAGTAGACGGCGTAGGCGACGTCGAAATCGGCGGCGGCTCGCTCCCCGCCGTGCGCATCGAACTCTTGCCGTTCGCACTCAACCGCTACGGCATCAGCACTGAGGACGTGCGCGCCGCCATCCAGGCCTCCAACGCCAACCGCCCCAAGGGCATGGTTCAGGGCGATGGCCGGAAGCTCCAGATCTACACGCAGACACCGGCCCTGCGCGCGAGCGACTACGCCTCGATGGTGGTGGCATGGCGCAACGGCGCGGCGGTGCGGCTGCAGGACGTGGCCGAGGTGATCGACGGCGTGGAAGACACGCGCACGCTCGGGCTCTTCAACGGCGAGCCGGCGATCATCATCCTCATCACGCGGCAGCCCTCGGCCAACATCATCGAGACCGTGGACAGCGTGCGCGCGTTGCTGCCCGAGCTGCAGGCGCAACTGCCGCCCGACGTGACGCTGCAGGTCGCCTCGGACAGCACCAACTCCATCCGCAGTTCGCTGCACGAGGTCGAGGCGACGCTGGTCATCTCGGTGCTGCTGGTGGTGCTGGTGGTGAGCCTCTTCCTTCGCAGCGTGCGCGCGACCATCGTGCCGGCCGTGGCCACTATCGCGGCGCTCCTGGGCACCTTCGGGGTGATGTACCTGCTGGGCTTCAGCCTCAACAACCTGAGCCTGATGGCGCTCACGGTGGCGACCGGCTTCGTGGTGGACGATGCGATCGTGGTGCTGGAGAACACCAGCCGGCACATCGAGTCGGGCATGTCGCGCATGAAGGCGGCGCTGCTCGGGGCCAAGGAGGTGGGCTTCACCGTGCTGTCGATCAGCGTGTCGCTGGTGGCGGTGTTCATTCCGCTGCTCTTCATGGGCGGGCAGGTGGGGCGGCTGTTCCGCGAGTTCGCGATCACGCTGTCGGCGGCGGTGATGATCTCGCTGGTCATCTCGCTCACCACCACGCCGATGATGTGCGCCTGGTTGCTCAAGCGCGGCGGCGAGCACGACAAGAACAAGCCGCAAGGGCGCCTCGGGCGCATGGCCGCGCGCAGCTACGACTGGGTGCTCAAGCGCTACGAGTACAGCCTCGACTGGGCGCTCGACAGCAAGGCGCTGGTCATGCTCATCCTGGTGGCGGTGGTGGGGCTGAACGTCTACCTCTTCAGCGCGGTGCCCAAGGGCTTCTTCCCGCAGCAGGACAGCGGCCAGCTCAACGGGGGCCTCCGCGCAGACCAGAGCATTTCTTCGCAGGCGCTGGCCGAAAAACTGCGGCAAGTGATCGACATCATCCGCAAGGACCCGGCGGTCGACACCGTGATCGGCTTCACCGGCGGCTCGCGCGCGGGCGGCGGCTTCATGTTCGTCAACCTGAAGCCGGCCAACCAGCGCACCGAGAGCGGCCTGGCCGTGATCGCGCGGCTTCGGCCCCAGCTCAACGAAGTGACGGGCCTGCGCGTGTTCCTCGGCACCGTGCAGGACGTGCGCTCGGGCGGGCGCTCGAGCAACTCCACCTACCAGTACACGCTCAAGAGCGACAACCTGGCCGATCTGCGCACCTGGGCCACGAAGCTGTCCGACGAACTGAAGCTGCAGCCCTTGCTCACCGACGTGGACACCGACCAGGACCAGAACGGCGTGGAGACGGTGGCCAAGGTCGACCCGGACAGCGCGCGTCGTCTCGGCCTCACATCCACAGCTATCGACAACGCGCTCTACAACGCCTTCGGCCAGCGGCAGGTGGCGACCATCTACACCGAGCTCAACCAGTACCACGTGGTGATGGAATGGGCGCCGCGCTACACGCGCAGCCCTAATTCGCTGAGCGACGTGTATGTGCCGGCCACCCGTACGTCGGTGATCGGCGGGCAGACGGTGACCACGCAGGTGGCGGCCACAACCACCACTACCTCGACCACCGGCGGGGCCGCATCGACCGCCACGCCCGCGAGCACGACGGTGCCGGTCTCGGCCAATGCGGGCCTGCGCGGCGCATCGACCGGCAATGTGCTGAGCAACACGCCGACCACGCTGGTGCCGCTGTCGGCGGTGGCCAAGTTCGAGGAGCAGTCCGTCGCCACCTCGGTGAGCCACGACGACGGCGAACTCGCAACCACGATCTCGTTCAACCTCGCCGAGGGCGCGAACCTGGGCGATGCGCGCGAGGCCATCGCCAAGGCCGAGGCCAACATCGCTATGCCCACCAACGTGCGCGGCGCATTCGCCGGCACCGCGGCCAGCGCGCAGCAGTCGCAGAGCCAGCAGGTGATGCTGATCCTGGCCGCGCTGGTGGTGATCTACATCGTGCTGGGCATCCTTTACGAAAGCCTGGTGCATCCGATCACCGTGCTGTCGACGCTGCCTTCGGCGGGCGTGGGCGCGGTGCTGGCGCTGCTGATGTTCCGCATGGAGTTCTCGATCATTGCGCTGATCGGCGTGTTCCTCCTGATCGGCATCGTGAAGAAGAACGCCATCCTGATCATCGACTTCGCACTGGAGGCCGAGCGTTCGCGCGGGCTCACGCCGCTCGAGGCGGTGCGCGAGGCCTGCCTGCTGCGCTTTAGGCCCATCCTGATGACCACGCTGGCGGCCGCGCTCGGCGCACTGCCGCTGGCCATCGGTTTCGGCGAGGGCGCGGAGTTGCGCCGGCCACTGGGCGTGGCCATCATCGGCGGGCTGATCGCGAGCCAGTTGCTCACCTTGCTGACAACGCCGGTGGTCTATCTCCTGCTCGACAAGCTTCGCCGCCGTGGCAAGAACGAACATGAATTGAGCCGTGCCACGCCCGCTTGA